Proteins found in one Fulvitalea axinellae genomic segment:
- a CDS encoding oligosaccharide flippase family protein, whose product MKYSLSLFSKSLIVRDYLWRLLQYLSKTLILIVFNFYAASILSPEGYGEVVYVLALVGIVEMFANFGLSATCLKKCAEYTKQGTNREISTLVFSVSVFSTIVSFVGFVILSFLFTSSSVNILYLLPYLLSLPLISVLDGMYVGMGRFKEVSRSTVIPTLISALIGFFLISYFGIKGLLLSYSFYNVLLLCFYIYKTSFSEYRFSLQIVRDVLRYSIIVGLGSLSFFLYSRVDVFILEYFSFTKEIGYYELVMKSFQLLVLPVIMLGQVVSPKAVRDKDDLRRLSKYYQHIPSFLFIGSLFLICILFFLGPILIQSYLNAYYTQDFLLIFNVLLLVLPLKFIGVYMTNGVITPLGYAKLLTITTFFFGVCNVFFDFILIERYGFIGVFYATLICHNANIMSQYVLFRIKIKK is encoded by the coding sequence TTGAAATATTCACTTAGTTTGTTTTCCAAGAGTTTGATTGTAAGGGATTATCTCTGGCGATTACTTCAGTATTTATCTAAAACACTTATTTTAATTGTTTTTAACTTTTATGCGGCTAGCATTTTATCGCCAGAAGGTTATGGGGAAGTTGTATATGTTTTGGCTTTAGTTGGTATAGTTGAGATGTTTGCAAACTTTGGCCTTTCTGCGACTTGCTTGAAAAAGTGTGCGGAATATACAAAACAAGGGACCAATAGGGAAATATCGACATTAGTATTTTCGGTATCTGTTTTTTCTACTATCGTATCTTTTGTTGGTTTTGTTATACTATCGTTCTTGTTCACAAGTTCTTCTGTGAATATTTTATATTTACTGCCATATCTTCTCTCTTTGCCATTAATATCCGTTTTAGATGGGATGTATGTTGGAATGGGGAGGTTTAAAGAGGTATCTCGTTCAACTGTTATTCCTACACTAATATCGGCTCTGATTGGTTTTTTCCTGATATCGTATTTTGGGATAAAAGGGCTCTTGTTGTCATACTCTTTTTACAACGTTTTGTTACTCTGTTTCTATATATACAAAACATCCTTCTCTGAGTATAGGTTCTCATTACAGATTGTGAGAGATGTCTTACGATACTCTATAATTGTTGGGCTAGGTTCACTTTCTTTTTTTCTTTATTCACGAGTGGACGTGTTCATTCTGGAATATTTTTCCTTTACCAAAGAAATTGGCTATTATGAGTTAGTGATGAAATCGTTTCAATTATTGGTCTTACCCGTTATAATGTTAGGGCAAGTAGTAAGCCCTAAAGCTGTTCGGGATAAGGACGATTTGAGAAGATTGAGTAAATATTATCAACATATACCAAGTTTTTTATTTATAGGCTCTTTATTTTTGATTTGTATACTTTTTTTTCTAGGACCAATATTGATTCAGAGCTATTTAAATGCGTATTATACGCAGGACTTTTTACTTATTTTCAATGTTTTATTGTTAGTTTTACCTTTGAAATTCATAGGAGTATACATGACTAACGGGGTTATAACTCCGTTAGGATATGCTAAATTATTGACAATAACTACGTTTTTCTTCGGTGTATGTAATGTTTTTTTTGATTTTATTCTGATTGAGAGATATGGGTTTATTGGGGTTTTTTACGCGACTTTAATTTGTCATAATGCTAATATTATGTCTCAATATGTGCTTTTTCGAATAAAAATAAAAAAATAG
- a CDS encoding glycosyltransferase translates to MKSQFDIVFVCNDEGKDRINEKGIDVIYSVGERRIKRVFSFLALIWAVSRKHQFSLIYIVYFRYAFVLRFLLWQKVLILDIRSAEIKNNKFKKSLLDHLLRFTAFVFPINTIISESLAKELRLKSGKYHVLPLGANKVDGGERSLSTPRLLYVGTLNMRSIEKTLYGFSKLLKQTSEAEYYIVGTGSLEDVNRINVEIASLGIEKHVHLLGQIPYDNLRDYFLKANIGVSYVPKMAYFENQPPTKTFEYILSGLPVIATSTVENQKIVSNSNGVLVEDSKVAFSEGLLALWKIREKFSTEEVVKSCEFATYENIVNNNFAPFLKGRIVENS, encoded by the coding sequence TTGAAGTCCCAGTTTGATATTGTATTTGTGTGCAATGATGAAGGGAAAGATAGGATTAATGAGAAAGGTATTGATGTAATATATTCGGTAGGCGAAAGACGGATTAAACGAGTGTTCTCTTTTTTAGCATTGATATGGGCTGTGAGCAGAAAACATCAGTTTAGTCTGATATATATTGTATATTTTAGATACGCATTCGTATTAAGATTCCTTTTGTGGCAAAAGGTGTTAATCCTAGATATTAGATCAGCAGAAATAAAAAATAATAAATTCAAAAAGAGTTTGTTAGACCATTTGTTAAGGTTTACAGCTTTTGTCTTTCCAATCAATACCATTATTTCAGAATCCCTTGCAAAGGAATTGCGTCTGAAGAGTGGTAAATATCATGTTCTGCCCCTTGGGGCTAATAAGGTTGATGGTGGAGAAAGAAGTTTGTCAACACCCAGACTTCTTTATGTAGGGACTTTAAATATGAGGAGTATTGAGAAAACCTTATATGGTTTTTCGAAATTATTGAAGCAAACTTCTGAAGCAGAATATTACATTGTTGGGACTGGTTCTTTGGAAGATGTGAATAGAATTAATGTTGAAATAGCTAGTTTAGGCATTGAGAAGCATGTGCATCTCCTTGGGCAGATTCCATATGATAATCTGCGAGATTATTTTTTGAAAGCCAACATAGGAGTCTCTTATGTGCCAAAAATGGCGTATTTTGAAAATCAACCACCGACAAAGACATTTGAATATATTTTATCAGGATTACCAGTTATTGCTACTTCAACTGTTGAGAACCAGAAAATTGTATCTAATTCAAATGGAGTTTTAGTGGAGGACTCTAAGGTCGCCTTTTCTGAAGGCTTATTAGCTTTATGGAAGATAAGAGAAAAGTTCTCTACTGAAGAAGTAGTGAAGTCGTGTGAGTTTGCCACATATGAGAATATCGTTAATAATAATTTTGCTCCTTTTCTTAAAGGCAGAATAGTTGAGAATAGTTGA
- a CDS encoding glycosyltransferase family 4 protein — translation MKRVIIFLDELYHKRKEGEVVSKYSSGSFFIDLKFKKSFLLPVADSSEIDEGSVTTRIVDSKVYSLGEWSSVISFFKSYMKKENRQKINFTINEALKEADVVWVRTPSFLGNMIARQAIKKNKKVLVHVAGDIREAWKNEKYNGVKRIFAFLLSYYLHWEQKKIFQKENVVGYFTGSALFDMYQSKKKYFFVDTLIRLSDMVFSNKSNDREGLRLLFVGRLTEDKGIWVLLKVFEKLVKTEKLSLTIIGFGPEEVGIQTFIKEKGLLPFIDFRGFVPNHKLSTFFKSHDLFVMPSTLSEGFPRVIIEAWSYGLPVLSTRVGGIDGLGRDGENIIFCEKNSMDSLEYKINMALSQSDLLNKIKMNLERDRSDISYEYFKELVEKEIFNHEV, via the coding sequence ATGAAAAGAGTAATAATATTTCTTGATGAATTATATCACAAGAGAAAGGAAGGTGAGGTGGTATCAAAATACTCCTCAGGTAGTTTTTTTATAGATTTAAAATTTAAGAAATCATTTTTACTGCCTGTTGCAGATTCGAGTGAAATTGACGAAGGGTCAGTAACAACTCGAATTGTAGATAGTAAAGTGTATTCACTAGGAGAGTGGTCTAGTGTTATATCTTTCTTCAAATCATATATGAAGAAAGAGAATCGTCAGAAAATAAATTTCACAATTAATGAAGCCCTTAAAGAAGCAGATGTTGTTTGGGTACGGACACCGTCTTTTTTGGGGAATATGATTGCTAGGCAGGCAATAAAGAAGAATAAAAAAGTTCTTGTTCATGTAGCTGGCGATATTCGAGAAGCATGGAAGAACGAGAAATATAATGGTGTAAAAAGAATATTCGCATTTTTGCTATCCTATTATTTGCATTGGGAGCAAAAGAAGATATTTCAGAAGGAAAATGTTGTAGGGTATTTTACAGGTAGTGCATTATTTGATATGTATCAATCGAAGAAGAAGTATTTCTTTGTGGATACATTGATTAGGCTTTCTGATATGGTTTTTTCTAATAAGAGTAACGATCGAGAAGGGCTACGACTCTTATTTGTTGGAAGGTTAACTGAGGATAAGGGAATCTGGGTTTTATTGAAAGTATTTGAAAAGCTTGTAAAGACGGAAAAGCTATCATTAACAATCATTGGGTTTGGTCCTGAAGAAGTGGGAATCCAGACATTTATTAAAGAGAAAGGTTTGTTGCCTTTTATTGATTTTCGAGGATTTGTTCCAAATCATAAGCTCTCAACTTTTTTTAAGAGCCATGACCTTTTCGTGATGCCAAGCACTTTATCAGAGGGCTTTCCTAGAGTTATTATAGAGGCATGGTCCTATGGTTTACCAGTTTTATCTACGAGAGTTGGAGGAATTGATGGTTTGGGGAGAGATGGGGAAAATATTATATTTTGCGAGAAGAACTCTATGGACTCTTTAGAGTATAAAATTAATATGGCGTTGTCTCAGTCTGATTTATTGAATAAAATTAAGATGAACCTAGAACGAGATCGTAGCGATATATCATATGAGTATTTTAAAGAACTAGTGGAAAAAGAAATATTTAATCATGAAGTATAA
- a CDS encoding glycosyltransferase family 2 protein, translated as MNTIIVSVIIVVRNEQKYILECIKSVERQFLGGKLPWELLIVDGESEDKTRSLCEKYLQSVSYNWVILDNPKRTLAPGWNIGIKNASGVYVIRPDAHSTLSSGYIQRGINTLERMQDIVAVGGGLETKAKNYWGDIIKEALSSKVGVGNSSFRTGESSGYVDTAVYGVYRRSVFDDVGYFNEELVRHQDNDMHQRLKSAGWKFYMNADMHADYYCRDTISSLFNQMYKIGRYLPDVMNSGALSLRHFAPFIFYSFIFILMLVGAVSGASVFILGGTILFLSYLIVIGISACLSVFINRKFQYIYLLGIIPGMHINYAIGTMFGLFKKVIK; from the coding sequence ATGAATACGATAATTGTAAGTGTAATTATAGTCGTTCGTAATGAACAAAAGTATATTCTTGAGTGTATCAAATCTGTCGAGAGGCAATTTTTAGGAGGTAAGTTGCCATGGGAGTTGTTAATCGTTGATGGGGAGAGTGAGGATAAGACGCGGAGTTTGTGTGAGAAGTATCTTCAATCGGTTTCCTATAACTGGGTAATACTTGATAATCCAAAAAGAACATTAGCGCCAGGGTGGAATATAGGGATAAAGAATGCAAGTGGGGTATATGTTATTCGTCCGGACGCACATTCGACGCTATCTTCAGGGTATATTCAGAGAGGGATAAATACCTTGGAGCGAATGCAGGATATTGTAGCTGTTGGGGGGGGATTGGAGACCAAGGCTAAGAACTATTGGGGTGATATTATAAAGGAAGCGCTATCATCTAAGGTAGGGGTAGGGAACTCGAGTTTTAGGACAGGGGAAAGCAGTGGGTATGTTGACACTGCTGTATATGGAGTGTATCGTAGAAGTGTATTTGATGATGTAGGGTATTTTAATGAAGAATTAGTTCGTCATCAGGATAATGATATGCATCAGCGATTAAAGTCTGCAGGATGGAAGTTTTATATGAATGCTGATATGCATGCGGATTATTACTGTAGGGACACTATATCCTCTTTGTTTAATCAAATGTATAAGATTGGACGGTATTTACCTGATGTGATGAACTCAGGCGCACTTAGTTTGAGGCATTTCGCACCGTTTATTTTTTATTCTTTTATTTTTATTTTGATGTTAGTAGGAGCTGTTTCTGGGGCGAGTGTTTTTATCTTAGGGGGGACGATTTTATTCCTTTCCTATTTGATCGTTATAGGGATTTCAGCATGCCTTTCGGTGTTTATCAACCGAAAGTTTCAGTATATATATCTTTTAGGCATTATACCTGGGATGCATATAAATTATGCAATCGGGACAATGTTTGGTTTGTTCAAAAAGGTTATAAAGTAA
- a CDS encoding DegT/DnrJ/EryC1/StrS family aminotransferase — translation MKIPFSPPYIDQDVIDSVSESLSSGWITTGPKVKALEELVQEQTGAKRTLCVNSATSGLMLSLKWFGVGSGDEVIIPAYTYAATALAVIHVGATPVMVDVEDDFNVSISAIENAVTEKTKAIVPVDFSGWPCDYGALQNLVTKVSIRDKFCPNSDKQKALGRILLLADAAHSIGATYKGRNSGTLADLTVFSFHAVKNITTAEGGAVCIALPEPFDCGSEYALMRLMTLNGQTKDAFTKTKAGGWKYDIVLPGMKINMPDVCASIGLAQLRKYPSLLLPERKRVAEFYVDNFRQYDWALIPPLRGQESESSYHVFALRIEGITEVQRDEMIRLISEKGVAVNVHFTPLPMLSLFKEMGFKISGYPQAYANYSKEISLPIYPQLTEDELAYIVGSVAEAYSCVVLEKEESEAGI, via the coding sequence ATGAAAATTCCCTTTTCCCCCCCTTATATAGATCAAGATGTTATCGATTCGGTTTCAGAATCGTTGAGTTCTGGTTGGATTACAACAGGCCCTAAAGTCAAGGCTTTAGAGGAGTTGGTGCAGGAGCAAACCGGGGCAAAGCGTACCCTATGCGTAAACTCAGCTACTTCAGGTCTAATGTTATCCCTGAAATGGTTTGGCGTTGGGTCTGGTGATGAGGTAATCATTCCCGCTTATACGTATGCAGCGACCGCTCTTGCGGTTATTCATGTAGGAGCGACACCTGTAATGGTTGATGTCGAAGATGACTTTAATGTTTCGATTTCAGCTATAGAAAATGCCGTCACGGAGAAAACCAAGGCCATTGTGCCTGTTGACTTTTCAGGTTGGCCTTGTGATTACGGTGCCTTACAAAATCTGGTGACAAAGGTATCTATAAGGGATAAGTTTTGCCCTAATTCAGACAAGCAGAAAGCGTTAGGGCGAATTTTGTTGTTGGCTGACGCTGCGCACTCGATTGGAGCTACTTATAAAGGTAGAAATTCAGGGACTTTGGCGGACCTCACGGTGTTTTCGTTTCATGCAGTCAAGAATATAACTACCGCCGAGGGTGGGGCGGTCTGTATTGCCTTGCCTGAGCCATTTGATTGCGGATCAGAGTATGCTTTGATGCGTTTGATGACACTAAATGGACAGACTAAGGATGCTTTTACAAAAACAAAGGCAGGGGGCTGGAAATATGATATCGTACTGCCGGGGATGAAGATCAATATGCCAGATGTTTGTGCCTCAATAGGATTAGCACAGTTACGTAAATATCCAAGCTTATTATTGCCGGAAAGGAAAAGGGTTGCCGAATTTTATGTGGATAACTTTCGGCAATATGACTGGGCGTTAATTCCACCACTTAGAGGTCAAGAATCAGAATCTTCTTATCATGTTTTCGCATTGAGAATCGAGGGAATAACCGAAGTTCAGCGAGATGAAATGATTCGTTTGATTTCTGAAAAAGGTGTTGCTGTGAACGTACACTTTACCCCTCTTCCAATGCTGTCTTTGTTTAAGGAAATGGGATTTAAGATTTCTGGTTATCCTCAAGCCTATGCGAATTACAGTAAAGAGATCTCTTTGCCTATTTATCCGCAATTGACAGAGGATGAGCTGGCTTATATTGTGGGGTCTGTAGCAGAGGCGTATTCATGTGTAGTATTGGAAAAGGAAGAGAGTGAAGCGGGTATTTGA
- a CDS encoding sugar transferase, producing MSAFIGLIFLSPVFLMLAIWIKLDSEGPVFYRQVRVGRNGIDFRIYKFRSMRVGSDKKGLLTVGEQDNRITGSGSFIRKYKLDELAQLINVLFGDMSLVGPRPEVRRYVDLYSTEQLKVLSVRPGITDIASIEYMNENALLAGSDDPEKLYVEKVMPEKLSLNLDYIRTRSFVSDIGLIFETIFKIG from the coding sequence GTGAGTGCTTTTATTGGCCTGATATTTCTGTCGCCGGTATTTTTGATGTTGGCTATTTGGATTAAGTTGGATTCAGAAGGGCCTGTGTTTTATCGGCAAGTACGTGTCGGCCGGAACGGAATAGATTTTAGAATCTATAAGTTTCGCAGTATGCGTGTAGGGTCGGATAAGAAGGGGTTGTTGACGGTAGGGGAACAGGATAACCGGATTACAGGTTCAGGTTCATTTATCCGTAAATATAAACTGGATGAATTGGCTCAGCTGATCAACGTTTTGTTTGGAGATATGAGCTTGGTTGGACCTAGACCGGAAGTTAGGAGGTATGTGGACCTATACTCGACAGAGCAACTGAAGGTATTGTCTGTTCGCCCAGGAATCACAGATATAGCTTCGATTGAGTATATGAATGAAAATGCTTTATTGGCAGGCTCTGATGATCCGGAAAAGTTATATGTGGAGAAGGTGATGCCTGAGAAGTTGTCGTTAAATTTAGACTATATCAGAACAAGAAGCTTTGTGAGTGATATAGGTCTTATTTTCGAAACGATTTTCAAGATAGGATAA
- a CDS encoding nucleoside-diphosphate sugar epimerase/dehydratase, translated as MRKRLIKKYSKRYIARQFIFIADMVLVAGMLALAFLLRYNWSSLFQMGELVVIQTFYFLGLNAVSFLAFKTFEGVIRHTSIEDIVRVLTALSLVACLAIVGTFTGRYFSIVALDIPLGVILIAFILSAFVLNSFRILIKAIYWEYFEADKAFFDSERRRVMIYGAGEMGVVALTTLQNTTRNLDLNFEVVGFVDDNPYKTGKAIQGVKIYRPSKVFTKSFIAKKNIDEVIIAIEDLPSIKKRKIVDRALEAEVEVKVIPPVKQWVNGEFSPAQIKNIRIEDLLDRAPIRLDNENVLKEVSGKVVLITGAAGSIGSEIVRQVLNYQPKQLVLVDQAESALYDLQMEILRNRKEGLKDVEAVVADISRYDRIEMLFEEHRPELVFHAAAYKHVPLMEENPFEATRVNVFGTKNIADLSVKYGADKFVMVSTDKAVNPTNVMGASKRIAECYTQSLNGVGKTRFITTRFGNVLGSNGSVIPLFKKQIEEGGPLTVTHKDIIRYFMTIPEACQLVLEAGVMGEGGEIFIFDMGDPVRIYDLAVKMIKLSGLEPEKDIEIVFSGLRPGEKLYEELLNNKENTLPTHHEKIMRAEVRVLSLDEVKAGLERLSVSMSTLDNHGIVREMKSIVPEFRSKNSIYETLDV; from the coding sequence ATGAGAAAACGCTTAATTAAGAAATATTCAAAGCGCTATATCGCCAGACAGTTTATCTTTATCGCTGATATGGTGTTGGTGGCGGGAATGTTGGCTTTGGCATTTCTTTTAAGATATAATTGGAGTTCTCTTTTTCAAATGGGAGAACTAGTCGTTATCCAAACCTTTTATTTTTTAGGGTTAAATGCAGTATCTTTCCTAGCGTTTAAGACATTTGAAGGGGTGATCCGGCATACAAGTATTGAAGATATAGTGAGGGTCTTAACGGCTTTGTCGCTTGTCGCCTGTCTTGCAATTGTCGGGACCTTTACGGGCCGCTATTTCAGTATAGTCGCACTAGATATTCCGTTAGGTGTAATTCTAATTGCTTTTATTCTTTCGGCTTTTGTATTAAATAGTTTTAGGATTTTAATAAAGGCGATCTATTGGGAATACTTTGAGGCAGATAAAGCTTTTTTCGACTCGGAGCGCCGACGAGTAATGATCTATGGTGCAGGGGAAATGGGGGTGGTCGCTCTAACAACTCTGCAAAATACGACTCGGAATTTGGACCTGAATTTTGAAGTGGTAGGTTTTGTGGACGATAATCCTTATAAAACTGGAAAGGCTATCCAGGGTGTGAAAATTTATCGACCTTCGAAGGTGTTTACTAAGTCATTCATTGCGAAGAAAAATATCGATGAGGTAATTATTGCAATAGAGGATTTACCTTCGATTAAGAAGAGAAAAATTGTAGATAGAGCGTTGGAGGCCGAAGTTGAAGTAAAGGTAATTCCACCAGTTAAACAATGGGTTAACGGGGAGTTTTCGCCAGCCCAGATTAAGAATATCCGAATCGAGGATTTATTGGATAGAGCTCCTATCCGACTTGATAATGAAAATGTACTGAAAGAAGTTTCTGGTAAGGTTGTTTTGATTACGGGAGCGGCGGGGTCTATTGGTAGTGAAATTGTTCGTCAGGTACTAAATTATCAACCTAAGCAATTGGTGTTGGTAGATCAGGCCGAGTCAGCATTATATGATCTTCAAATGGAGATTCTTCGGAATCGTAAAGAGGGGCTGAAGGATGTTGAGGCTGTTGTTGCAGATATTAGTCGTTATGACCGGATAGAGATGCTTTTTGAGGAGCATCGACCGGAGTTGGTGTTTCACGCGGCTGCTTATAAACATGTTCCTTTGATGGAGGAAAATCCGTTTGAAGCTACTCGGGTGAATGTGTTTGGAACCAAAAATATCGCCGATCTTTCAGTGAAGTACGGAGCGGATAAGTTTGTTATGGTTTCGACTGATAAAGCGGTTAACCCAACAAACGTTATGGGCGCTTCGAAAAGGATTGCTGAGTGCTATACTCAAAGCCTTAATGGGGTAGGTAAAACAAGATTTATAACAACTCGTTTTGGTAATGTGTTGGGATCGAACGGATCTGTGATACCTCTGTTTAAAAAGCAGATAGAAGAAGGTGGACCTCTAACGGTAACCCATAAGGATATTATTCGCTATTTCATGACAATTCCCGAGGCCTGTCAGTTGGTCTTGGAGGCTGGTGTTATGGGTGAAGGTGGTGAGATTTTTATTTTTGATATGGGAGACCCGGTCCGGATTTATGATTTGGCGGTGAAGATGATCAAGCTATCTGGGCTGGAACCTGAGAAAGATATAGAGATTGTGTTTTCGGGCTTAAGGCCTGGTGAGAAACTGTATGAAGAACTCTTGAATAATAAAGAAAACACTTTGCCGACTCATCATGAAAAGATTATGAGGGCGGAGGTCAGGGTGTTATCCCTTGATGAAGTGAAGGCGGGGCTAGAACGGCTTTCGGTTAGTATGTCAACACTTGATAATCACGGTATTGTTCGGGAAATGAAATCGATTGTTCCTGAATTTCGCAGTAAGAATTCGATATACGAGACATTAGACGTATAA
- a CDS encoding capsule assembly Wzi family protein, translated as MRNIGFKIILGLLPLFFFSGIVKGQNSDSLSYSVELATSLGTEGYLPHYLAANRWGVWDESENSVLMLGGISYEKKFGDWTWTVAGSFVSHTGNENPYREASASFFPHEYFTDLRYKQLYVFVGAKAESIGFYAPNLSTGSLGMSNNARPIPKIMMGMDYVSIPFTKDYIQFKGHIGNGWLEEDRHVSRAMIHEKSFFVKLGEPLPVSMEFGLVHLAQWGGDSESKGELPSDFSAFKDVFLGRSNSNFDPNLANEVNALGNHMGNIDFSLLYKHEDFTLRFYAQKMFEDNSGKKFGWEGGLSQMFLKNNKDGLFGLHFEKKGRGVIREFLVEYVKTDWQSGPGMTDPPKTIDPVTGQPIYEEDPGGEKYNQGYPYGGRDNYYNNSIYLEGWSYYGRSMGNPILLTRNRFLDMGASKKDAVGSYFVNNRVKTLHIGVLGDIKDNWTYKVKMTVSKNYGNYYGKYGQSWEKQNEPYYFYGGLSQNYSLLETNYIFLFEKRLSLNSALAVDWGKLSNNVGFMLGLKWSAGVPVKTKVGK; from the coding sequence ATGAGAAATATTGGTTTTAAGATTATTCTGGGGCTGTTGCCCCTTTTCTTTTTTTCGGGAATAGTGAAAGGGCAAAATTCAGATTCTTTAAGTTATTCAGTAGAACTTGCGACGTCTTTAGGGACAGAGGGGTATCTGCCACATTATTTGGCGGCAAATCGTTGGGGTGTCTGGGATGAATCTGAGAATAGCGTATTAATGCTAGGAGGGATATCATATGAGAAAAAGTTTGGCGATTGGACATGGACGGTCGCAGGAAGTTTTGTAAGCCATACGGGGAATGAAAACCCTTATAGGGAAGCCTCCGCTAGTTTTTTTCCACATGAGTATTTTACAGATTTGCGCTATAAGCAATTGTATGTTTTTGTGGGAGCAAAGGCAGAGTCAATCGGATTTTATGCTCCTAATCTGTCAACGGGATCTTTGGGTATGAGTAATAATGCCCGTCCGATTCCGAAGATTATGATGGGGATGGACTATGTTTCCATACCGTTTACAAAGGACTATATACAGTTCAAAGGACATATCGGAAACGGTTGGCTTGAAGAAGATCGTCACGTATCAAGAGCGATGATTCATGAGAAGTCATTTTTTGTGAAGTTGGGAGAGCCGTTGCCCGTGTCCATGGAGTTTGGTCTAGTACATTTGGCTCAATGGGGAGGGGATAGTGAATCCAAAGGGGAATTGCCCTCGGACTTTTCAGCATTTAAGGACGTGTTCTTAGGACGATCCAATAGTAATTTTGACCCAAATTTAGCGAATGAGGTGAATGCCCTTGGCAACCATATGGGTAATATTGATTTCTCCTTGCTTTATAAGCATGAGGATTTTACCCTAAGATTTTATGCCCAGAAAATGTTTGAAGACAATAGTGGGAAGAAATTCGGATGGGAAGGCGGTTTGTCTCAGATGTTTTTAAAGAATAATAAAGATGGATTGTTTGGGTTACACTTCGAGAAAAAGGGACGTGGAGTTATTAGGGAGTTTTTGGTGGAGTATGTGAAAACCGATTGGCAGAGTGGACCTGGCATGACAGATCCCCCTAAGACTATTGATCCAGTGACTGGACAACCTATATATGAGGAAGACCCCGGTGGTGAGAAATATAATCAGGGTTATCCTTATGGGGGACGGGATAATTACTATAATAATTCAATTTATCTGGAAGGCTGGTCATACTATGGACGATCCATGGGTAACCCGATATTATTAACAAGGAATAGATTTCTGGATATGGGAGCGAGTAAAAAAGACGCTGTGGGTTCTTATTTTGTTAACAACCGAGTAAAAACTTTGCATATAGGAGTATTAGGTGATATTAAAGATAATTGGACTTATAAGGTTAAAATGACTGTCTCTAAAAATTACGGTAATTATTACGGTAAATATGGACAGTCTTGGGAAAAGCAAAACGAACCATACTATTTTTATGGTGGTTTATCCCAAAACTATAGTCTACTAGAAACAAACTACATCTTTTTATTTGAGAAACGACTATCCTTAAACTCTGCATTAGCAGTAGATTGGGGAAAACTGTCGAATAATGTTGGTTTTATGTTGGGGTTGAAATGGTCTGCTGGAGTACCTGTCAAAACGAAGGTTGGAAAGTGA
- a CDS encoding glycosyltransferase family A protein, with protein MEGNKNSGITVIIPTYNREKVLSRAISSVVRQTYSDWKLIVVDDASDDGTLELLELWKKRDPRIDYIRHSENMGNGCGARNTGILATATEFIALLDSDDSWGEHHLEFLVKAIERHPEASGVFSGSCVRTEERELSKHPAHKGYASIRHMLIGAGFGGSNSGVLVRREAFVRAGMYDLSLKKKTDMDMWLRIALQGKWIPVKGCFANIYVDADNRMAAHKPSVFKGKAQYFFKHRSKFREYGVEHIALRKLAREAVVNVGSIRLANILLGASQRANFWYGWYARMYGIKIWLLYQRKKGKKL; from the coding sequence TTGGAGGGGAACAAAAACTCCGGGATTACGGTAATTATCCCTACATATAATAGAGAGAAGGTCTTGAGCCGTGCTATTTCGAGTGTGGTACGTCAGACTTATTCGGATTGGAAGCTTATCGTTGTGGATGACGCTTCGGATGACGGTACTTTGGAACTTCTGGAGTTATGGAAGAAGCGGGATCCCCGTATTGACTATATCCGCCATAGCGAAAATATGGGTAACGGTTGCGGTGCCAGGAATACAGGTATTCTTGCAACGGCTACGGAATTTATCGCCTTATTGGATTCGGACGATTCTTGGGGGGAACATCATTTGGAGTTTTTGGTGAAGGCGATTGAGCGACACCCGGAAGCTTCGGGTGTGTTTTCGGGATCTTGTGTGCGGACGGAAGAGCGGGAGTTATCGAAGCATCCAGCGCATAAGGGATATGCGAGTATTAGGCATATGCTTATCGGGGCTGGGTTTGGTGGCTCTAATTCTGGTGTGTTGGTGCGGCGTGAGGCTTTTGTGCGTGCCGGGATGTATGACCTGTCGCTGAAGAAGAAGACCGATATGGATATGTGGCTCCGGATCGCTTTGCAGGGGAAATGGATTCCTGTAAAGGGATGTTTCGCTAATATCTATGTGGATGCGGATAACCGCATGGCGGCTCATAAACCGTCGGTATTCAAGGGAAAAGCGCAGTATTTTTTTAAACACCGTAGCAAGTTCCGCGAATATGGAGTCGAGCATATCGCATTAAGGAAATTGGCTAGGGAAGCCGTTGTAAATGTAGGGAGTATCCGTTTGGCGAATATCTTGTTGGGGGCGTCCCAACGGGCTAATTTTTGGTATGGCTGGTATGCCCGAATGTACGGGATTAAAATATGGTTGTTGTACCAGAGAAAGAAAGGAAAAAAATTATAG